In Pedobacter sp. WC2423, the following are encoded in one genomic region:
- a CDS encoding LuxR C-terminal-related transcriptional regulator translates to MIKVGIIDTNQQSRNMMCVLLNHQHQHHLKVTFDIGSMGECKKVQPSQEPDVTLLDIEVNGIDIIPDIYRKFPNTNVVVYSNIQDHNSVLACVKAGAMGYLTKDTCVDDVISTIVTTHRGGSVFSPSISRNVIQQVQYTIDYQSKLSNRERQIVEGLQHGLSYKLIGYKYGISLDTVRQYIKRTYKKLNINSKGELLAQFK, encoded by the coding sequence ATGATTAAAGTCGGAATTATTGATACCAATCAACAGAGCAGAAATATGATGTGTGTGCTGCTGAATCATCAGCATCAGCATCATTTAAAGGTAACCTTCGACATCGGATCTATGGGGGAATGTAAAAAAGTACAACCTTCTCAGGAGCCCGATGTGACCTTGCTTGATATCGAGGTCAATGGAATTGATATCATTCCTGATATTTACCGGAAATTTCCAAATACAAACGTTGTTGTTTACAGTAATATTCAAGATCACAACAGTGTGCTGGCATGTGTAAAAGCCGGAGCTATGGGGTATCTGACCAAAGATACCTGTGTAGATGATGTCATTTCTACTATTGTAACTACTCATCGCGGAGGCTCTGTTTTCAGTCCTTCCATCTCCCGGAATGTAATCCAGCAGGTACAGTATACTATAGACTATCAATCTAAATTAAGCAATAGAGAACGCCAGATTGTAGAAGGCCTTCAACATGGCCTGAGTTATAAATTGATAGGTTATAAATATGGAATCTCCTTAGATACTGTACGCCAGTATATCAAAAGAACCTATAAAAAACTGAATATTAACAGTAAAGGTGAGCTGCTTGCGCAATTCAAATAA
- a CDS encoding ATP-binding protein: MSNQLKDNMIKNSDISALATNFREYITRNKIEEERDQLIEDLTSRNQDLNQFAYITSHNLRAPLSNLIGLIDILDHDVLDEYNKTIVDMFRDSAFKLNETIYDLTQMLSIKSDKKLKIENVNISAIFKKVCNYFNKQIHKLGIYIHTDFQCEMVPFPKSYLESVLMNLMSNSMKYHSPDRPLRIDITTRFNEEGNTIMVFSDNGIGIDLLQHKDKVFGLNQRFHSHVNGSGVGLFITKTQITSMGGKITVESELDQGCTFTVTFK, translated from the coding sequence ATGTCGAATCAACTAAAAGATAATATGATTAAAAACTCTGACATTAGTGCGTTGGCGACTAATTTTCGTGAATACATCACCAGAAATAAGATCGAAGAGGAAAGAGATCAGCTCATAGAGGATTTAACTTCACGTAATCAGGATCTGAATCAATTCGCCTATATCACTTCTCATAATCTACGCGCTCCTTTATCTAATTTAATCGGTTTAATTGACATTCTGGATCACGATGTCCTGGATGAATATAACAAGACAATTGTAGATATGTTCAGGGATTCTGCTTTTAAGCTGAATGAGACAATTTATGACCTGACACAGATGCTGAGTATCAAAAGTGATAAAAAACTGAAGATCGAAAACGTAAATATTTCTGCCATTTTCAAAAAAGTATGTAATTATTTTAATAAACAAATCCACAAACTGGGAATTTATATACACACTGATTTCCAATGTGAAATGGTTCCATTCCCCAAAAGTTACCTCGAAAGTGTTCTGATGAATTTAATGTCAAATTCAATGAAGTATCATTCTCCGGACAGACCGCTCAGAATTGACATTACAACCAGGTTTAATGAAGAGGGAAATACGATCATGGTCTTCTCTGATAATGGTATAGGAATCGATCTTCTTCAGCATAAAGACAAAGTTTTTGGTTTAAATCAACGTTTCCACAGTCATGTAAACGGGAGTGGTGTAGGCCTGTTTATTACTAAAACCCAGATTACCTCCATGGGTGGTAAAATTACAGTTGAAAGTGAGCTTGATCAAGGCTGTACATTCACTGTAACATTCAAATAA
- a CDS encoding collagen binding domain-containing protein — MKILYLIFCCLAGFNVSAQVKYAFTRDTLEIKGGGTFSNLLKITNFEKETVTLLQDQKEKKLTRGLISLPDSLVLKAGESRVFPLKYIADRQTINTNNQLFTIHLAALNARVQVQKSATFLTQLTDVGGLTLGTEDDEVYLGQLSNQAQVIVRCANNGFVPITFRLLLSGIPDGLEFTGQTMNLTLQPGTQQLLPFLARNKINNRVPADFTVTIQAVDAGNHPLAVKMIRILNVTNARRMSMGSDQYASSLSNTIALRYASLSSNSSFYQLQAYGKVKTGDHASLGYRLNADQYHQQNANGINVYNTYVDYQAKSWGVKVGNIYENIDFSLGGRGIKASLKMEDNGVLSVYGIQNNFLLYDQINTTISGAKVLAVDYNLATPDTRGDRRLTYIHSRDSFTGIDANQLSMKAGVNLGKGQLLDFEAGYSLEGQNKMNSSSRQGVSAGMNYAFNNTGYQFAGSGYYSSPYFTGLRRGLLLTDLRLTRKFENDNSLAAHFSLQVNSPKYQYELNNILNTGINKNAIYIYELGFNTRVGNVFIGFGPYFIDQHLITSTVTDQFGASADWRSSSMRLSANIAYSGRIHNFSMTADYGYTYVNTSERPAAPFHSIKINTSYNLPILGFSSYIQLNPYYISDILSSNGTHQYQLYSFGPNVHFEALQNNLTFRLGGMYNYYGFTRSNNYSVNSTIRYLLKGNWALTSDLQYTITRQKQPIPIYNPVPNTINTLDNLYFENRQLRFGVEKQFGAKGSSGTKKLLLTYYEDHNSNGQRDPGEAPVAGVLVKINGEAALTNSKGIVEFKDMKKEAYTVSVTNTRGWSLQDPTVVFLDKNKKLEIPLVKTQALNGCLKLKAEKYGDGAPVLAGIRINAADPNGRIHQTLTDDQGNFCFYLPRNKYTVYIETEGMPFSIENEKEEVSLQGVPVGMLTFLYHDQRRKVTVSRF; from the coding sequence TTGAAGATATTATATTTGATTTTTTGCTGTCTGGCCGGATTTAATGTATCAGCACAGGTAAAATATGCATTCACGCGTGATACGCTGGAAATTAAGGGCGGGGGAACCTTCTCTAACCTGTTAAAAATTACAAATTTTGAAAAAGAAACCGTAACGCTGCTGCAAGATCAGAAAGAAAAAAAACTGACCAGAGGATTAATCTCATTACCAGACAGCCTGGTGCTCAAAGCGGGGGAGAGCAGAGTCTTTCCATTGAAATATATCGCTGACCGGCAAACTATTAATACTAACAATCAGCTCTTTACCATTCACCTCGCTGCTTTAAATGCACGCGTTCAAGTACAAAAATCGGCAACATTCCTGACTCAGCTCACTGACGTTGGGGGTTTAACTCTGGGTACGGAAGATGATGAAGTTTACTTAGGTCAGCTCAGCAACCAGGCACAGGTTATAGTGCGTTGTGCAAATAACGGCTTTGTACCGATTACCTTCAGGCTGCTTCTTTCTGGTATCCCTGACGGGCTGGAATTTACTGGTCAAACTATGAATCTTACCTTGCAACCCGGGACCCAGCAATTACTTCCTTTTTTGGCCAGGAATAAAATAAATAACCGGGTACCCGCAGATTTTACAGTAACTATTCAGGCAGTAGACGCTGGTAATCATCCGCTGGCAGTTAAAATGATCCGGATTTTAAACGTGACCAATGCAAGAAGAATGAGTATGGGCAGTGATCAATATGCAAGCAGTCTGTCTAATACTATTGCGCTGCGTTATGCCAGTTTGAGCAGCAATTCGTCTTTTTATCAATTACAAGCGTATGGGAAAGTGAAAACCGGAGATCATGCATCGCTCGGGTACCGGTTAAATGCTGATCAGTACCATCAGCAAAATGCGAATGGTATTAATGTTTACAATACCTATGTAGATTACCAGGCTAAAAGCTGGGGGGTTAAAGTGGGAAATATCTATGAGAACATAGATTTTTCTTTGGGCGGCAGGGGTATAAAAGCGAGTCTGAAGATGGAAGATAACGGCGTATTGTCTGTTTATGGTATTCAGAATAATTTCCTGTTGTATGATCAGATCAATACAACAATATCCGGTGCAAAAGTTCTGGCAGTCGATTATAACCTGGCTACTCCTGATACCAGAGGTGACCGGCGGCTTACTTATATACATAGCCGCGACTCCTTTACCGGTATTGATGCCAATCAGCTGAGTATGAAAGCCGGTGTAAACCTTGGCAAAGGACAGCTTTTAGACTTTGAAGCAGGTTATTCCCTGGAAGGGCAAAACAAGATGAATTCTTCCTCCAGGCAAGGTGTCTCTGCGGGAATGAATTATGCCTTTAATAACACTGGTTATCAATTTGCCGGAAGTGGCTATTATAGCAGCCCGTACTTTACAGGATTAAGGCGTGGCCTGTTATTGACAGATCTGCGCCTGACCCGCAAATTTGAAAATGACAATAGCCTTGCAGCTCATTTTAGTTTGCAGGTAAATAGTCCGAAGTATCAATATGAACTGAATAATATCCTGAACACCGGGATTAATAAAAATGCGATATATATTTATGAATTGGGGTTCAATACCAGGGTTGGAAATGTCTTTATCGGCTTCGGACCTTATTTTATAGATCAGCATCTGATTACTTCTACGGTGACCGATCAGTTTGGTGCCAGCGCTGACTGGAGGTCTTCATCAATGCGTTTAAGCGCAAACATCGCTTATAGCGGGCGCATACATAATTTCTCCATGACCGCTGACTACGGTTATACTTATGTGAATACCTCAGAAAGACCAGCAGCTCCATTTCATTCTATTAAAATCAATACCAGTTATAACCTGCCAATTCTTGGATTCAGCAGTTATATTCAATTAAACCCTTATTATATTTCAGACATTCTATCTTCGAACGGAACTCATCAATACCAGTTATATTCTTTTGGGCCAAACGTACATTTTGAAGCCTTACAGAATAACCTGACTTTCCGGTTAGGCGGTATGTATAACTATTACGGTTTCACGCGCAGCAATAATTATTCGGTTAACAGCACTATAAGGTATCTGCTGAAAGGAAACTGGGCACTCACCAGTGATCTTCAATATACTATAACCAGGCAAAAGCAACCTATTCCAATTTATAACCCTGTTCCAAATACCATTAATACCCTGGATAATCTATATTTCGAAAACAGACAACTGAGATTTGGTGTAGAAAAGCAGTTTGGTGCAAAAGGCAGTTCAGGTACAAAAAAACTATTGCTCACCTATTATGAAGATCACAACAGTAATGGACAGCGTGATCCCGGAGAAGCACCAGTGGCCGGTGTATTGGTGAAAATCAATGGCGAAGCGGCCCTGACCAATAGTAAAGGTATCGTAGAATTTAAAGATATGAAAAAGGAAGCCTATACCGTTTCTGTAACGAATACAAGAGGCTGGAGTTTACAAGATCCTACAGTCGTATTCCTGGATAAAAATAAGAAACTGGAAATTCCTTTAGTGAAAACACAAGCCCTGAATGGCTGCCTGAAGCTGAAAGCGGAAAAATACGGTGATGGAGCACCAGTACTTGCAGGTATCAGAATTAATGCAGCAGATCCAAACGGCCGTATTCACCAGACCTTAACAGATGATCAGGGTAATTTCTGTTTCTATCTGCCAAGAAATAAATACACTGTTTATATTGAAACAGAAGGAATGCCTTTTTCCATTGAAAATGAAAAAGAAGAAGTTTCCCTTCAGGGAGTTCCGGTTGGTATGCTGACCTTTCTCTACCACGACCAGCGCCGGAAAGTTACAGTAAGCAGATTTTAA